A part of Olleya sp. Bg11-27 genomic DNA contains:
- a CDS encoding polysaccharide lyase family 7 protein encodes MKPFFKKTKQIILPLLLLMFIINSCSTDEITPVEEPTGKTENTGSMLRTTVSASSSVVIQAENYDSMSGVQTENTQDSGGGQNVGWIDTDDYLEYDLNVSTAGSYKIEFRVASRTNTSKFNFFQDGTKLSNVNKASTGGWQNWVTTAKTVTLSSGNSTLKLLATGSGWNINWIKITPVDVDSDGGGGTGSLDPNKAPSENFDLSTWKITLSSGSEKSVSQLNNGYELSNQFYTGSDGGMVFKNYPLGSGTTTNSTYSRVEFREMLRGTNTSISTSGINGNNWVFSSSSSTNENNAGGVDGILEGTLKVNRVTTTSGSTSQVGRIIIGQIHASGDEPLRLYYHKQPGHSKGAIYFAHEPSGGDEVFKNMIGNYVTETGDEAGDYTGAGSPSNGIALNETFSYKVQVSGNTLSVTLYNSGGSSIASTTYNMSNSNFANDWMYFKAGLYSGNKTVSSSSDYEQVTFYSLSKSHN; translated from the coding sequence ATGAAACCATTTTTTAAAAAAACCAAGCAAATTATTTTGCCATTATTACTATTGATGTTCATCATTAATAGTTGTTCTACAGATGAAATAACGCCTGTAGAAGAGCCCACAGGTAAAACTGAAAATACAGGAAGTATGCTAAGAACTACCGTTTCAGCGAGTTCTTCAGTAGTAATACAAGCTGAAAATTATGATAGTATGAGTGGTGTACAAACCGAAAATACACAAGACTCAGGAGGAGGACAAAATGTTGGTTGGATTGATACTGACGATTATCTAGAGTATGATTTAAATGTATCTACAGCTGGTAGTTATAAAATAGAATTTAGAGTAGCGTCTCGTACCAATACCTCTAAATTTAATTTTTTCCAAGACGGTACAAAATTGTCCAATGTCAATAAGGCATCTACCGGTGGATGGCAAAATTGGGTGACAACAGCCAAAACGGTAACTTTAAGCTCTGGGAACAGTACACTTAAATTATTAGCCACAGGAAGTGGATGGAATATTAACTGGATAAAAATTACACCAGTTGATGTTGATTCAGATGGAGGAGGAGGAACAGGGTCTTTAGATCCAAATAAAGCACCTTCTGAAAATTTTGATTTATCAACTTGGAAAATCACATTATCTTCTGGATCGGAGAAAAGTGTGTCACAACTTAATAACGGTTATGAACTTAGCAACCAGTTTTATACTGGAAGTGATGGAGGAATGGTGTTTAAAAACTATCCTTTAGGATCAGGAACGACTACAAACTCGACGTATTCTAGAGTCGAATTTAGAGAAATGTTGCGTGGTACAAATACTAGTATTTCTACTTCAGGTATAAACGGAAATAACTGGGTCTTTAGTTCTTCAAGTTCTACAAATGAAAATAATGCTGGTGGAGTAGATGGGATTTTAGAAGGAACTTTAAAGGTAAATAGAGTAACGACAACTTCTGGAAGTACATCTCAGGTAGGTAGAATCATTATAGGACAAATACATGCTAGTGGTGATGAGCCATTACGTTTATATTACCATAAACAACCAGGACATAGTAAAGGTGCTATTTATTTTGCACACGAACCAAGCGGAGGGGATGAAGTGTTTAAAAACATGATTGGTAATTATGTTACCGAAACAGGTGATGAAGCAGGAGATTATACTGGCGCTGGAAGTCCTTCTAATGGTATTGCACTTAACGAAACATTTTCTTATAAAGTTCAGGTTAGTGGTAACACACTTTCTGTAACCTTATATAATTCTGGGGGAAGCTCTATCGCATCAACAACTTACAACATGAGTAATAGTAATTTTGCTAACGATTGGATGTACTTTAAAGCGGGATTATATTCTGGAAACAAAACGGTGTCAAGTAGTTCGGACTACGAACAAGTGACGTTTTATAGTTTAAGTAAATCTCACAACTAG
- a CDS encoding YHYH protein codes for MNLIKHSVFALAILTIVGCNSDDSNDDTTTAESDCTSTQVLDSSRGECDQTLAFTSEYNEAVSGTTRTITSNSIPSHMVGLFGGGTGSLNPNAITEQSETYVITTTPAIASALTPLLSTTGNGPNLGPQYSFGVLLNGVELDPVAAEPFPHEGPLSANVNWEWNLEALNVNLGLDCNNAHVQPTGKYHYHGSPILFLENLNIPSNQMTLIGYAADGFPMYYKYAYSIGTDNTSSIIEMTSSYQLKSGNRGGDGITAPCDVYNGVYSNDYEFITDLGTLDQANGRTGVTPEYPAGTYYYVITDDFPSIPRYFRGTPSEDFKIGQ; via the coding sequence ATGAATCTAATAAAACACAGTGTATTCGCTTTAGCAATTTTAACCATAGTTGGTTGTAATAGCGATGATAGTAATGACGATACCACTACAGCTGAAAGTGATTGTACATCAACTCAAGTTTTAGATAGTTCTAGAGGTGAATGTGATCAGACGTTAGCGTTTACTTCAGAATATAACGAAGCCGTTTCTGGAACAACAAGAACAATTACGTCTAATAGTATTCCAAGTCATATGGTCGGCCTTTTTGGAGGCGGAACAGGCTCTTTAAATCCAAATGCTATTACAGAGCAGTCAGAAACTTATGTCATAACAACAACACCTGCAATTGCTAGCGCATTAACTCCTCTTTTATCAACAACAGGAAATGGTCCAAATCTTGGGCCCCAATATTCTTTTGGTGTTTTATTAAATGGTGTTGAGTTAGATCCTGTTGCAGCAGAACCTTTTCCGCATGAAGGTCCTTTAAGCGCTAACGTCAATTGGGAATGGAACTTAGAAGCCTTAAATGTAAATTTAGGTTTAGATTGTAACAATGCTCACGTACAACCTACAGGAAAATACCACTATCACGGGTCTCCAATACTCTTTTTAGAAAACTTAAATATACCTAGTAACCAAATGACTTTAATAGGTTACGCTGCAGATGGTTTCCCAATGTATTATAAATACGCTTATTCTATTGGTACAGATAACACTTCTTCAATTATTGAAATGACATCAAGCTATCAATTAAAATCAGGTAACAGAGGTGGTGACGGAATTACTGCACCTTGTGATGTATATAACGGTGTGTATTCTAATGATTACGAATTTATAACCGACTTAGGCACTTTAGATCAAGCAAATGGAAGAACAGGTGTTACTCCAGAATATCCTGCAGGAACTTATTACTATGTTATTACTGACGATTTCCCTAGTATTCCACGATATTTTAGAGGAACACCTTCTGAAGATTTCAAAATAGGGCAATAA